Proteins encoded in a region of the bacterium genome:
- a CDS encoding DnaA/Hda family protein — protein MGAKQQTLSTVLTEKKVISEEQYAQACDYQKQHSVSLDQALMDLNILAQEDLIALYRDVLQVHFLKLEDVEIDREAVRHVPASVAHRHHLIPVRRSGNSLAVAMTDPTDPQAMAALRSVTDFEIIPFVGRYDAIEHALYVHYGDPANATDAADVSPGDHVIRARALLEDERIGQVGKSVQLNRSQTFDSFVADTANEFPLNVARSISDLHGDEEYNPFHCWGAEGCGKSHLLQAIANHVLAHSPLKRCVLTSGQRFVDELFASIRDKKVNFFRYLYGELDLLLIDDAEALLTRDWAQRELGETFRNLQRKGKRLVVASRHNLATEPRLIPDLRVALESGVIAGFSAYSVLARMDIARRHANGVDLKDDVLSELVARSNTSQRDLLDLLQQVTVMAALSQKEVTVELVRDLINLCGKVAAETPADRARTLFDLSPLGGAKNSL, from the coding sequence GTGGGCGCGAAACAGCAGACCCTTTCCACAGTACTGACCGAGAAGAAGGTGATCAGCGAGGAGCAGTACGCTCAGGCGTGCGACTATCAGAAACAGCACAGCGTCAGCCTGGACCAGGCGCTGATGGATCTGAACATTCTCGCGCAGGAGGATTTGATCGCCCTCTACCGCGATGTGCTGCAGGTGCATTTCCTCAAGCTGGAAGACGTGGAAATCGACCGCGAAGCGGTGCGGCACGTGCCGGCATCGGTGGCCCACCGGCATCATTTGATTCCGGTGCGGCGCAGCGGGAACTCCCTGGCCGTTGCCATGACCGACCCGACCGATCCGCAGGCGATGGCGGCCCTGCGCAGCGTCACCGATTTCGAAATCATTCCCTTTGTGGGGCGCTATGACGCCATTGAGCACGCGCTGTATGTGCACTATGGCGATCCGGCCAATGCCACGGACGCGGCGGACGTCTCACCGGGCGATCACGTTATCCGCGCCCGTGCGCTGCTGGAGGATGAACGCATCGGGCAGGTGGGGAAGAGCGTACAGCTTAACCGCAGTCAGACCTTCGACAGCTTCGTCGCCGATACGGCGAATGAGTTTCCGTTGAACGTGGCCCGCTCCATCAGCGATTTGCACGGGGACGAGGAGTACAATCCCTTCCATTGCTGGGGTGCGGAAGGCTGCGGCAAGTCGCATCTGCTTCAGGCCATCGCCAATCATGTGCTGGCGCATTCCCCGTTGAAACGGTGCGTGCTTACCAGCGGGCAGCGGTTTGTGGATGAACTCTTCGCCAGCATCCGCGACAAGAAAGTGAACTTCTTCCGCTACCTGTACGGCGAACTGGACCTGCTGCTGATCGACGACGCGGAAGCCCTGCTCACGCGGGACTGGGCGCAGCGCGAACTGGGGGAGACGTTTCGCAATCTGCAACGCAAGGGAAAGCGGCTGGTGGTGGCCTCGCGGCACAACCTCGCGACGGAGCCGCGCCTGATTCCCGACCTGCGGGTGGCGCTGGAATCGGGAGTCATCGCCGGGTTTTCGGCCTATTCGGTGCTTGCGCGGATGGACATTGCGCGGCGCCACGCCAACGGTGTGGACCTGAAAGACGATGTTCTGAGCGAACTAGTTGCGCGCAGTAACACCAGTCAGCGCGATCTGCTGGACCTGTTGCAGCAGGTGACTGTGATGGCCGCGCTGTCGCAGAAAGAAGTCACGGTGGAACTGGTACGGGACCTGATTAACCTGTGCGGCAAGGTGGCGGCGGAAACCCCGGCGGATCGCGCACGCACTCTCTTTGACCTGAGCCCGCTCGGAGGCGCGAAGAACAGCTTATGA
- a CDS encoding response regulator — protein MSTLKVLVVDDDPRYLELLEFTLEGEGFDVRTAQDSTTVQDLAVQMQPDVIVTDVTMPAMDGYALAAGLKSDPRTAQIPLIFVTARGMDGERQQGLNVGGVDYLMKPFSVGDLVARIRRVACQTPVRGEQ, from the coding sequence ATGAGCACTCTGAAAGTTCTGGTGGTCGACGACGACCCCCGCTATCTCGAACTGCTTGAGTTCACGCTGGAAGGCGAGGGCTTCGACGTGCGCACGGCGCAGGATTCGACGACGGTGCAGGATCTGGCCGTGCAGATGCAGCCGGATGTGATTGTCACGGATGTGACCATGCCGGCGATGGACGGCTATGCACTGGCGGCGGGGTTGAAGTCCGATCCGCGAACCGCGCAGATTCCGCTGATTTTTGTCACGGCTCGAGGGATGGACGGGGAGCGTCAGCAGGGCCTAAATGTCGGAGGAGTGGATTACCTGATGAAACCGTTTTCGGTGGGAGACCTCGTGGCGCGTATCCGGCGTGTAGCCTGTCAGACTCCGGTGCGGGGGGAGCAGTGA
- a CDS encoding PAS domain-containing sensor histidine kinase, translating to METERAREKGGGAAGPEVWQHLIETSPDIVYVLSPDGVFLDVNPQLCKILKLPRERVIGSKIGAQLDRDHVALAERVLKSIVERRTVERSTRTYHPSGGDAHTFEVVETPLVRDGRVWAVAGIGRDITEDLTLERKLWDTAESRHSAVDFALRTSLGLVKGYVYTLGQSHAMDDVRRARYVHIIEEEIDHLAKIIEDMLDVRRMEIGDHQYDEEIVDVADCVAYAVRQCEEESQRREIRVTVRISERMDPVYTSREGLIRVLLNLVQNAIHHTLHTGEVQVEAQDHEAYVEFIVKDNGTGIPENELPYVFDKYYRAKSSVASPVQGTGLGLTISRTLIEAMGGRVWATSRVGAGSEFRVVLPRRPVETGGAGEGEAEFPGFASLPAKSASTI from the coding sequence ATGGAGACTGAACGGGCACGGGAAAAGGGCGGAGGCGCCGCGGGACCGGAAGTGTGGCAACACCTGATCGAGACCTCGCCGGACATCGTCTACGTGTTGAGTCCGGACGGTGTGTTTCTCGACGTCAATCCGCAGTTGTGCAAGATCCTGAAACTGCCGCGCGAACGGGTGATCGGCTCGAAGATCGGTGCGCAACTGGACCGCGACCACGTGGCGCTGGCCGAGCGCGTGCTGAAGAGCATTGTCGAGCGGCGGACGGTGGAACGCTCCACCCGGACCTATCATCCGTCGGGCGGGGACGCGCACACGTTTGAAGTGGTGGAAACGCCGCTGGTGCGCGACGGACGGGTGTGGGCGGTTGCAGGCATCGGACGTGACATCACAGAGGATCTGACGCTGGAGCGCAAGCTGTGGGATACCGCTGAAAGCCGGCACTCGGCTGTGGACTTCGCGCTGCGGACATCGTTGGGCCTGGTCAAAGGGTACGTGTACACTCTCGGACAAAGCCACGCCATGGATGACGTGCGGCGCGCGCGCTACGTCCACATCATCGAGGAAGAGATTGACCACCTGGCCAAGATCATTGAAGACATGCTGGATGTGCGGCGGATGGAGATCGGCGACCATCAATATGACGAAGAGATCGTGGACGTGGCGGATTGCGTCGCCTACGCGGTGCGGCAATGCGAGGAAGAATCGCAGCGGCGGGAGATCCGGGTCACGGTACGGATCAGCGAGCGGATGGATCCGGTCTACACCTCGCGTGAAGGACTGATCCGCGTGCTGCTGAATCTGGTGCAGAACGCCATTCACCACACCTTGCATACCGGTGAAGTGCAGGTGGAGGCGCAGGACCACGAAGCGTACGTGGAATTTATCGTCAAGGACAACGGAACGGGCATTCCCGAGAATGAACTGCCGTATGTATTCGACAAGTACTATCGCGCCAAGAGCAGTGTGGCGTCTCCGGTGCAGGGCACGGGCCTTGGGCTTACCATCTCCCGCACGCTGATTGAGGCGATGGGGGGACGGGTGTGGGCCACCAGCCGGGTGGGAGCAGGTTCGGAGTTTCGAGTGGTATTGCCGCGGCGTCCCGTGGAAACGGGTGGCGCGGGCGAAGGCGAAGCGGAGTTTCCGGGGTTCGCATCCCTGCCGGCGAAATCAGCATCTACTATCTGA
- the pilM gene encoding type IV pilus assembly protein PilM codes for MAKRAKVGIGLDVGSRSIQLAVLRQKKNGVTVERVASKELTHDAIVEGMVMDSQVVCDTVAALLKENHVAGKEAAISVSGRRVMIKKIATDEMSDDELDATIAYEAKSNLPFDTSEVSMDYARLPQDVDSGRMELLLVAARNEIVFDAVETLRWAGGKPVLLEAEPFALQAALSESGYLDDQSTVAVLQIGFQSTDAVLFDRGQYESNRDLSVGGKTFVEGLIKELGISFERAVALLAHRDYSPEEQEVVARVAQHVSSMLCDQVERSFPEFFGPNAESAGLRILLCGGGAYLPGLEAELRQHFGADVEIVNPFRRLEVNVKSVDAATAESGTDYTAAVGLALRALGDDHPGFNLLFASDKPSYKKRNYAGLKTVVPVVGFSAMLFGMGMIYLSQENTLNGLNQKLKSIRKETDLYRDKIALVEELTRKRADVSARIDVISELDRNRFARVKVMQLVNNCLPELTWLVDVQELPAGRGAGLSITGLTSSNLKVSQFMTNLLQSKDVRGVDLQVSEQTELAGATVTRFTLQVAVPDLGLSGPPPAPPTDAAKKSAAKAKAKADAKSGK; via the coding sequence ATGGCAAAGCGTGCCAAGGTGGGCATAGGGCTGGACGTGGGAAGCCGCAGCATTCAACTGGCGGTACTCCGCCAGAAGAAGAACGGCGTCACGGTGGAACGCGTGGCCTCGAAGGAGTTGACCCACGACGCGATTGTCGAGGGGATGGTGATGGATTCGCAGGTGGTCTGCGACACCGTCGCGGCGCTTCTGAAGGAGAATCACGTGGCGGGCAAAGAGGCCGCGATTTCCGTGAGCGGCCGCCGCGTGATGATCAAGAAGATTGCCACGGATGAGATGAGCGACGATGAACTCGACGCCACCATCGCCTATGAAGCGAAGAGCAATTTGCCCTTCGACACCAGCGAAGTGTCCATGGATTATGCGCGTCTGCCGCAGGATGTGGACAGCGGGCGCATGGAACTGCTGCTGGTCGCCGCAAGGAATGAGATTGTCTTCGACGCCGTGGAGACGCTGCGCTGGGCGGGCGGTAAGCCGGTTCTGCTGGAAGCCGAACCGTTTGCTTTGCAGGCGGCGCTGTCGGAATCGGGGTACCTCGACGATCAGTCGACGGTGGCCGTGCTGCAGATCGGATTTCAATCCACCGATGCGGTGCTGTTCGACCGGGGGCAATACGAGAGCAACCGCGATCTGAGCGTGGGCGGCAAAACGTTTGTCGAGGGACTGATCAAGGAGCTCGGAATCAGCTTCGAACGCGCGGTGGCTCTGCTGGCGCACCGGGACTACAGCCCGGAGGAGCAAGAGGTTGTCGCCCGGGTTGCGCAGCATGTGAGTTCCATGCTCTGCGATCAGGTAGAGCGCAGCTTCCCGGAATTCTTCGGTCCCAATGCGGAGAGTGCGGGTTTGCGCATTCTGCTCTGCGGCGGGGGCGCCTATCTGCCCGGCCTCGAAGCGGAACTTAGGCAACATTTCGGGGCGGACGTGGAAATCGTCAACCCTTTCCGCCGCCTCGAGGTGAATGTGAAGTCCGTGGACGCGGCGACCGCCGAATCGGGCACGGACTACACGGCGGCCGTCGGGCTCGCGCTGCGGGCACTGGGAGACGATCATCCCGGGTTCAATTTGCTGTTTGCCAGCGACAAGCCGAGTTATAAGAAACGCAACTACGCGGGCCTGAAGACCGTGGTTCCGGTGGTCGGTTTCTCGGCAATGCTGTTCGGCATGGGCATGATCTATCTCAGCCAGGAAAACACGCTGAACGGTTTGAACCAGAAGCTCAAATCGATCCGCAAGGAGACCGATCTCTACCGGGACAAGATCGCGCTGGTGGAGGAACTGACGCGCAAGCGCGCGGATGTGTCCGCCAGAATCGACGTGATCTCCGAACTGGACCGCAATCGCTTTGCCCGCGTCAAGGTGATGCAGCTTGTGAATAATTGCCTGCCGGAACTGACGTGGCTGGTGGATGTGCAGGAGCTTCCCGCGGGGCGGGGGGCGGGCCTCAGCATTACGGGTCTGACCAGTTCGAATCTGAAGGTTTCGCAGTTCATGACGAATTTGCTGCAGTCGAAAGACGTGCGCGGAGTGGATTTGCAGGTGTCGGAGCAGACGGAGCTTGCCGGCGCGACCGTGACGCGTTTTACGCTGCAGGTTGCGGTGCCGGATCTGGGATTGTCCGGTCCGCCGCCGGCGCCTCCCACCGACGCGGCCAAAAAGAGCGCCGCGAAAGCTAAGGCGAAGGCGGACGCCAAGTCGGGGAAGTAA
- the pilO gene encoding type 4a pilus biogenesis protein PilO — translation MQINLRSPATQKLIIITALAFGAVYGYANFMFVPRREKAKTLTADIKKENELLTKGKRVAANFQSVQDDYARLMQSWEIAHELLPTQKEMEGLLKNITLEGQERNVNFLLFRPLDPIEKPYYWENPIQIKTLSTYHDLGDFLSAVASLDRIVNINDLKLTAYKPNRGRSAQTVTAEFTASIYIFKELGTPTSDVAKPADGAEADAPAAAGQKPGAKAPPKAKTPPAAKDKEHQA, via the coding sequence ATGCAGATTAACTTACGCAGCCCGGCCACTCAGAAGCTGATTATCATTACCGCGCTCGCCTTCGGCGCCGTGTACGGCTATGCGAACTTCATGTTCGTGCCGCGCCGCGAGAAGGCCAAGACTCTGACCGCCGACATCAAGAAGGAAAACGAGCTGCTGACCAAGGGCAAACGGGTCGCCGCCAACTTCCAGTCGGTGCAGGATGACTACGCGCGGTTGATGCAGAGCTGGGAAATTGCCCATGAACTGCTGCCTACCCAGAAGGAGATGGAGGGCTTGCTGAAGAACATCACCCTCGAAGGGCAGGAGCGCAATGTCAATTTCCTTCTGTTCCGGCCCCTCGATCCCATCGAGAAGCCCTACTACTGGGAAAACCCGATCCAGATCAAGACTCTGTCGACGTATCATGATCTGGGGGATTTCCTGTCGGCGGTGGCGTCGCTCGACCGCATCGTGAATATCAACGATCTGAAGCTCACCGCGTATAAGCCCAATCGCGGGCGAAGCGCGCAGACGGTGACCGCCGAATTCACGGCGAGCATCTACATCTTCAAGGAATTGGGGACGCCGACGTCCGACGTGGCCAAGCCTGCGGATGGCGCGGAGGCGGACGCTCCGGCTGCTGCCGGTCAGAAGCCCGGCGCCAAGGCGCCGCCCAAGGCGAAAACGCCGCCCGCCGCTAAAGACAAGGAGCATCAGGCATGA
- the pilQ gene encoding type IV pilus secretin PilQ yields MRTLLSALLLLGVLYLPFSATAQTVPYNGSAGRISMNVEEADVRAVLRSISEFSGMNIVAGSEVKGTVTVLLHDVPWREALDNILKMNDFVATEQSGIIRVATHKDFEAARKTENLQTTIYQIKYARADKLQLVVAKLLTDRGKAQADIRANALIVTDIPLVISSMDSIVQTLDKPTAQVLIEAKFVEVDVNTKAELGVNWSVGNLGNPLANTRAGASVDAAVNSPAGSFTFGKLENGVDISAKISALEDDRKAEILSQPSVLINDNEEARILSGKKIPINVLDQAGNLVTQFFDVAVRLTVTPHINPDKDVLMALNPEVSDLSGEATVAGGIIILTSEVNTTLMVKDGETVVIGGVIRSKDGKLERKVPLLHAIPLFGRLFSYSAKTTDKTEILVFVTPHVIPARVAAK; encoded by the coding sequence ATGCGAACCCTGCTATCAGCCCTACTGCTTCTGGGCGTGCTGTATCTTCCGTTTAGCGCGACGGCGCAGACCGTTCCATACAACGGATCTGCGGGACGGATCTCGATGAATGTCGAGGAGGCCGACGTGCGCGCGGTGCTCCGCAGCATCTCGGAATTCTCCGGCATGAACATCGTCGCCGGCTCGGAAGTCAAGGGAACCGTGACCGTGCTGCTGCACGACGTCCCCTGGCGCGAAGCGCTCGACAATATTCTCAAGATGAACGACTTCGTGGCGACCGAGCAGAGCGGCATTATCCGCGTGGCGACGCACAAGGATTTCGAAGCGGCCCGCAAGACCGAGAATCTGCAAACCACGATCTACCAGATCAAGTATGCCCGCGCCGATAAGCTGCAGTTGGTGGTCGCGAAGCTGTTGACGGATCGCGGCAAAGCCCAGGCCGACATCCGCGCCAACGCGCTGATTGTGACGGATATTCCGCTGGTGATCAGCAGCATGGATTCCATCGTGCAGACGCTGGACAAGCCCACGGCGCAGGTGCTGATCGAAGCCAAGTTCGTCGAGGTGGACGTCAACACCAAGGCGGAGTTGGGCGTGAACTGGTCTGTAGGCAACCTCGGCAATCCTCTGGCGAACACCCGGGCGGGCGCGTCGGTGGACGCCGCGGTGAACAGTCCCGCGGGTTCCTTCACCTTTGGCAAACTCGAGAATGGTGTGGATATTTCTGCCAAGATCAGTGCGCTCGAGGATGACCGCAAGGCGGAGATTCTGTCACAACCTTCGGTGCTCATCAATGACAATGAGGAAGCGCGAATCCTCTCGGGCAAGAAGATTCCGATTAATGTGCTGGATCAGGCGGGAAACCTCGTGACGCAGTTCTTTGATGTCGCGGTGCGCCTCACCGTAACGCCGCACATCAATCCGGACAAGGATGTGCTGATGGCCCTGAATCCGGAAGTGTCGGACCTTTCGGGCGAGGCCACCGTAGCCGGAGGCATTATCATCCTCACCTCGGAAGTGAATACGACGCTGATGGTCAAGGACGGCGAGACGGTGGTTATTGGCGGTGTGATCCGGTCTAAAGACGGCAAACTGGAACGGAAAGTGCCCCTGTTGCACGCGATTCCCCTGTTCGGACGCCTGTTTTCGTATTCGGCCAAGACCACGGACAAGACGGAAATTCTCGTGTTCGTGACGCCCCACGTTATTCCGGCGCGGGTCGCGGCCAAGTAG
- a CDS encoding S8 family serine peptidase — protein MRHWLALLLTLLVVCSLSVSARESDRWAQAEFLPGRLIVDFTPQVKVHASSVDDALMATGVESLDALFTEYEVRAAWRLVPDGTLSRLKVAPDLYSTYVLEFNEGALVLDALDRFAADSHVRRIEPDVVCRTFRTPNDSYWTQQWDKRIVGANTVWDVATGTRAIVCAGIDVGVDWRHADLTPNLWVNPGEDVTGDSVAWTSTDYPGDWNDVDGTDNDSNGYVDDLLGWDFIQGIHGCAQGEDCDGAMDNNMLGLNSHGTHVAGLMVARGNNGIGVAGMSWYGRLMALRAGYEDESGNGYIPESASAPAILYAAANGANILNMSYGGPSMSEYAQEVINSAWDQGCILFAASGNDGSTTPQYPANFANVIAVNSTDNDDGLSYFSNRGTWTDLCSPGGDPGIMSTVVGSYGIMEGTSMASPNAAGVAALVWSIFPQMTNAQLRDLLFNTAADIHAQNPSIPVSYLGHGRISARNAVASLYPQMRITTSTFSDSVGGDNDGRLEAGETVRLYLTVTNVTGWANGDSLTAVVSAADSNLTITNNSWYLGAMATGQSRSNSSSPVLIRAAGTLDTAYWRDIHVIFSSPSGYAETQSLTIRIGRGRVLVVDDDGTANYEQYYVTGATTSGVSSDLWSVNTDGVLPEAEMSRYPVLIWSCGDRSSSTLTAEDQGNLMTYLDAGNKLILIGQNIDEDLRTSPFYANYLHAQSEQLAGERQVGGINGNPVSEGMSLLLVGALCAGNGSLSPSRILPRDGAVAMFDYAGGGTGAIQYEGTYKLAYFAFALEAACGSNNTNRYDEVISSVLNWMGALDARPAVHTPQPLSLALHGNYPNPFNPSTTISFDVATPARVTLRVYDILGQSVATLVDGPLSAGSHSAVFDGSRLASGVYLVRLQSGAVSLSSKMVLMK, from the coding sequence ATGCGACACTGGCTGGCTTTGCTCCTGACTCTGCTTGTGGTCTGCTCCCTGTCTGTCAGTGCGCGTGAATCGGACCGATGGGCTCAAGCCGAATTTCTGCCCGGGCGCTTGATCGTGGATTTTACGCCGCAGGTTAAGGTCCATGCGTCGAGTGTGGATGACGCTCTGATGGCCACCGGTGTCGAATCGCTGGATGCGCTGTTCACGGAATATGAAGTCAGAGCGGCCTGGCGGCTGGTGCCGGACGGCACTCTGTCGCGGCTGAAGGTGGCGCCCGATCTGTACAGCACGTATGTGCTCGAGTTCAACGAAGGCGCGCTGGTGCTGGATGCGCTGGACCGTTTCGCGGCGGATTCTCATGTGCGGCGCATCGAGCCGGATGTGGTTTGCCGTACGTTTCGCACTCCCAATGATTCGTATTGGACTCAGCAGTGGGACAAGCGCATTGTCGGCGCGAATACGGTGTGGGACGTGGCGACGGGCACGCGGGCGATTGTCTGCGCCGGGATCGACGTCGGTGTGGACTGGCGGCATGCGGATCTGACTCCCAACCTGTGGGTAAATCCGGGCGAAGACGTGACCGGAGACTCGGTCGCGTGGACCTCCACCGACTATCCGGGTGACTGGAACGACGTGGACGGTACGGACAACGACAGCAACGGCTACGTGGACGATCTGCTGGGATGGGATTTTATTCAGGGCATTCATGGCTGTGCGCAGGGGGAAGACTGCGACGGTGCGATGGATAATAACATGCTGGGGTTGAATTCGCACGGCACCCACGTTGCGGGACTGATGGTGGCGCGCGGCAACAACGGCATCGGCGTGGCCGGAATGAGCTGGTACGGGCGGCTGATGGCATTGCGCGCAGGCTACGAAGATGAATCGGGGAATGGCTATATTCCGGAAAGCGCGTCGGCTCCGGCCATTCTGTATGCCGCGGCCAATGGCGCGAATATCTTGAACATGTCGTACGGCGGCCCGAGCATGTCCGAGTACGCGCAGGAAGTCATCAACTCCGCGTGGGACCAGGGGTGCATACTGTTTGCTGCATCGGGCAATGACGGTTCCACGACGCCGCAATACCCGGCGAATTTTGCGAATGTGATTGCCGTGAACTCCACGGATAACGATGACGGCCTGTCCTACTTCTCCAATCGCGGCACGTGGACGGATCTGTGTTCACCGGGCGGCGATCCGGGCATTATGAGTACGGTGGTCGGCAGCTACGGGATCATGGAAGGAACCTCGATGGCCAGCCCCAATGCGGCGGGCGTAGCGGCGCTGGTCTGGTCGATTTTTCCGCAGATGACGAACGCCCAGCTTCGGGATCTGCTGTTCAACACAGCAGCGGACATTCACGCGCAGAATCCGAGCATTCCGGTATCTTACCTCGGGCATGGGCGGATCAGTGCGCGCAACGCCGTTGCATCCCTTTACCCCCAGATGCGGATCACCACCTCCACGTTCAGCGATTCTGTGGGCGGCGATAACGATGGCCGGCTCGAAGCCGGAGAGACCGTGCGGTTGTATCTGACGGTGACCAACGTGACCGGCTGGGCCAATGGCGACAGTTTGACGGCAGTGGTCTCGGCGGCCGATTCCAATTTGACGATTACGAATAACAGTTGGTACCTCGGAGCTATGGCCACCGGCCAGAGCCGGAGCAACAGTTCGTCGCCGGTTTTGATCCGTGCAGCCGGCACGCTGGACACGGCGTACTGGCGGGACATCCATGTGATCTTCAGTTCGCCGAGCGGTTATGCAGAGACGCAGTCGCTGACCATCCGCATCGGACGCGGGCGCGTCCTGGTGGTGGACGACGACGGCACGGCGAACTATGAGCAGTACTATGTAACCGGGGCGACGACGAGCGGAGTGTCATCGGATTTGTGGAGCGTAAACACCGACGGAGTGCTGCCCGAAGCGGAAATGAGCCGGTACCCGGTTTTGATCTGGAGTTGCGGCGACCGTTCGTCGTCCACTCTGACCGCCGAGGATCAAGGCAACTTAATGACCTATCTGGACGCCGGCAATAAGCTGATTCTGATCGGACAGAATATCGATGAGGATCTGCGCACGTCACCGTTCTACGCCAATTACCTGCATGCCCAGAGCGAACAGCTTGCGGGTGAACGGCAGGTGGGCGGCATCAATGGAAATCCGGTGTCGGAAGGCATGAGCCTGTTGCTGGTCGGAGCCTTGTGCGCCGGTAACGGCAGCTTGAGCCCGTCGCGAATTCTGCCGCGCGATGGCGCGGTCGCAATGTTCGACTATGCCGGCGGCGGGACCGGCGCGATCCAGTATGAAGGAACCTACAAATTGGCGTACTTTGCATTCGCCCTTGAAGCCGCCTGCGGGTCCAACAATACCAACCGTTATGATGAGGTGATCTCGTCCGTGTTGAACTGGATGGGCGCCCTCGACGCCCGGCCTGCGGTGCACACGCCGCAGCCGCTGTCGCTTGCCTTGCATGGAAACTATCCCAATCCTTTCAATCCCAGCACGACCATTTCCTTTGACGTGGCTACACCTGCGCGTGTGACGCTGCGAGTCTACGATATTCTCGGTCAATCGGTGGCCACGCTGGTGGATGGACCGCTGTCTGCGGGCAGCCACAGCGCCGTCTTCGACGGCTCCCGGTTGGCCAGCGGTGTGTACCTGGTGCGCCTGCAGTCCGGCGCCGTTTCGCTGTCCTCCAAGATGGTTCTGATGAAGTAG